In one Nostoc sp. KVJ3 genomic region, the following are encoded:
- a CDS encoding AbrB family transcriptional regulator, whose translation MPKLKKIEPLLGEELLKKVKELESESKEDKAKKCGYYTVTKNGIERVNMMKFLNALIDAEGIQLDSTPSANGRGGRSASYRISVQSNGNLLIGSAYTKQMNLQPGDEFIITLGKKHIRLRQVDPEDREGDETIEATA comes from the coding sequence ATGCCTAAACTGAAAAAAATTGAACCCCTACTCGGTGAAGAACTGCTCAAAAAAGTTAAAGAGCTAGAGAGCGAGAGCAAAGAAGACAAAGCTAAGAAGTGCGGCTACTATACCGTTACCAAAAATGGTATAGAGCGCGTCAATATGATGAAGTTCTTAAATGCCCTAATTGATGCTGAAGGCATTCAGTTGGACAGCACACCCAGCGCTAATGGGCGTGGTGGACGTAGTGCTAGCTATAGAATTAGTGTGCAATCCAATGGTAACTTACTTATAGGTTCAGCTTATACAAAACAGATGAATCTGCAACCAGGAGATGAATTTATCATCACTTTAGGCAAAAAGCACATTCGTCTGAGACAGGTAGACCCAGAAGATCGGGAAGGTGATGAAACCATAGAAGCCACAGCTTAG
- a CDS encoding Rrf2 family transcriptional regulator, which produces MKLTTRGHYSVKALLDLSLQPKYGPVSVRAIAKRQDIPAPYLEKLLIEMRRASLVKSIRGSIGGYQLAREPLQISIGQILEAVGETSHLPHHTPAPTQAEDWVTFSLWQRLNQKLKEALYSITLADLYYDARSWQASLGEEASFVV; this is translated from the coding sequence ATGAAACTAACTACCAGAGGACACTATAGTGTGAAGGCGTTGCTAGATTTGAGTTTACAGCCAAAATATGGGCCTGTATCTGTAAGAGCGATCGCTAAACGCCAAGATATCCCGGCTCCTTACCTCGAAAAACTACTAATAGAAATGCGTCGTGCGTCTTTAGTGAAATCAATTCGTGGTAGCATCGGTGGATACCAATTGGCAAGAGAGCCTCTACAAATATCTATAGGACAAATTTTAGAAGCAGTTGGCGAGACTAGCCATTTACCTCATCACACCCCAGCACCTACACAAGCTGAAGATTGGGTAACATTTAGCCTTTGGCAAAGACTCAACCAAAAGCTCAAAGAAGCTTTGTACAGTATTACTCTGGCAGACCTTTATTACGATGCTCGTAGCTGGCAAGCTTCCCTTGGGGAAGAAGCTAGTTTTGTGGTTTAG